From one Salmo salar chromosome ssa09, Ssal_v3.1, whole genome shotgun sequence genomic stretch:
- the LOC106612542 gene encoding ubiquitin-associated and SH3 domain-containing protein B, whose translation MAAKDDLYSKIIPRRLRPKVPGTVKYGSNLDVLLSMGFPKTRALKALVSTGGRSVQTACDWLFSHVDDPFLDDPLPREYVLYLRPSGPLQNQLHHFWQQSRVTCGKNKAHNIFPHITLCQFFMCADNKVDALLEALQATVGQWRGRFPSPLPLELYTSFNFIGLFVEEQIAEVLKQFAADFASEAARKADVHLEPHKKQLHVTLAYHFPTSHLTSLEKLAKGIEVKLGCDWLAVLFSRDIRFANHETLRVMYPYAPQNEDELELVPGDFVFMSPLEQNNTSEGWVYGSSLATGLSGLLPENYVSRADECDTWVFHGSHSFFSCSAPLDKVSRERGLFDGLLDSRLLDNTSAGDTPTLSLICHPMQVLRVSSNHSQLPKRTLFVCRHGERMDVVFGKHWLSLCSDSKGRYVRTNLNMPVSLPMWSGGHRDYNMDTPITVFGSTQARIVGEALLESNTVIDFVYCSPSLRCVQTAQNILKGLQQDGKLKIRVEPGLFEWTKWVSGSSLPTWIPPTDLAASHFTVDTTYRPLIPISKLSVSESYDTYMSRSYQVTKDILSDCKNMGNNILIVAHASSLEACTRQLQGRSPQTSKDFIQVVRKIPYLGFCSCEEQGDTGVWQLVDPPILPLTHGPNHSFNWKETLLQE comes from the exons GCTGTTCTCCCATGTGGATGACCCCTTCCTGGATGACCCATTGCCCAGAGAGTACGTCCTGTACCTGCGCCCTAGCGGACCCCTGCAGAATCAGCTCCATCACTTCTGGCAGCAGTCCCGCGTCACCTGCGGAAAGAACAAGGCCCACAACATCTTCCCCCACATCACACTCTGCCAGTTCTTCATG TGTGCAGACAACAAGGTGGACGCCCTGTTGGAGGCCCTGCAGGCCACGGTGGGCCAATGGAGGGGTCGTTTCCCTAGCCCCCTGCCCCTGGAGCTCTACACCTCCTTCAACTTCATAGGCCTCTTTGTTGAGGAGCAGATCGCAGAGGTCCTCAAGCAGTTTGCTGCTGACTTTGCTTCCGAGGCTGCCAGAAAAGCTG atgTCCATTTAGAGCCCCATAAGAAGCAGCTCCATGTGACGTTAGCCTACCACTTCCCCACCAGTCACCTGACCTCCCTGGAAAAGCTGGCTAAGGGAATCGAGGTGAAGCTAGGCTGTGATTGGCTGGCTGTTCTTTTTTCCCGGGACATACGGTTTGCCAATCATGAG ACGCTGCGCGTGATGTATCCCTACGCCCCTCAGAATGAGGACGAGCTGGAGCTGGTTCCGGGCGACTTTGTCTTCATGTCTCCCTTGGAGCAGAACAACACTAGCGAGGGCTGGGTCTACGGGTCCTCCCTGGCCACGGGGCTGTCCGGCCTATTGCCTGAGAACTACGTCAGCCGGGCAGACGAGTGTGACACCTGGGTCTTTCACGG ATCACACTCCTTCTTCAGTTGCTCCGCCCCATTGGACAAAGTGAGCAGGGAAAGGGGCCTATTCGATGGGCTGCTGGACAGCCGTCTCCTCGACAACACAAGCGCTGGAGACACACCCACCTTGAGCCTCATCTGTCATCCCATGCAG GTGCTTCGGGTCAGCAGCAATCACTCTCAGCTGCCCAAGCGGACCCTGTTTGTCTGCCGGCACGGTGAGCGGATGGATGTGgtgtttgggaaacactggcttTCACTGTGCTCTGATTCCAAAG GTAGATATGTGCGCACTAACCTGAACATGCCAGTCAGCCTGCCCATGTGGAGTGGAGGACACAGAGATTACAACATGGACACCCCCATCACTGTGTTTGGTTCCACACAAGCACGAATAGTGG GCGAGGCGTTATTGGAGAGCAACACAGTGATAGACTTTGTGTACTGTTCACCCTCTCTGCGCTGTGTCCAGACTGCTCAGAACATCCTCAAAG GTCTGCAGCAGGATGGCAAGCTGAAGATCAGAGTGGAGCCAGGGCTATTCGAGTGGACCAAGTGGGTCTCTGGGAGCTCTCTTCCTACCTGGATCCCTCCCACAGACCTGGCTGCATCCCACTTCACTGTTGACACAACATACAG ACCTCTCATACCGATAAGCAAACTTAGCGTGTCGGAGTCCTATGACACGTACATGAGCCGGAGCTACCAAGTGACCAAAGACATTCTGTCTGACTGCAAAAACATGG GAAACAACATACTGATTGTTGCCCACGCTTCCTCTCTGGAGGCCTGCACGCGACAGCTCCAGGGCCGTAGCCCCCAGACCTCCAAGGACTTCATCCAAGTAGTCAGGAAG ATCCCCTACCTGGGTTTCTGTTCCTGTGAGGAGCAGGGCGACACAGGGGTCTGGCAGCTGGTGGACCCGCCCATCCTGCCCCTCACACATGGACCCAACCACAGCTTCAACTGGAAGGAGACCCTCCTTCAGGAATAA